Part of the Vigna unguiculata cultivar IT97K-499-35 chromosome 3, ASM411807v1, whole genome shotgun sequence genome, AAttaaatttagggttaaataaaagtatagtTTTGTAGTTTATGAAAAGCATTTAATTATTGGAAGAGGGTTAATGGGAGTGAGATTTGAGTGTTTGGTGAATATGCAGTGGAGATGTAGATAAAGTAGAGAGAGTAAAGATAAGAAAAAGTAGGTAAGTAGTAACTACCTTAGCATGATGATGTATGGAATTTAAGGAAGGAGGGTGATGAGTGAGAAGAAAATGTTATGTGAGAAAAGTTGGAAGAGAGAAGTGGGCTTAGGCTATAAACAACCAAAGGAGGTTACCTTACATTCCACGTTTCTTCCTCCCTTCCCAAACACCAGTATTTATGACCCTCTTTTCCTATCTTTCCTTTCCCCTCACACCTTCCCTTTATCATCTTCTTCTAAATCCTTTTTCTTCACATGGAAAACCTTTCGCTGCTTTCTAAACAAGACGATCACATGGATTTGCCTCCGGGATTTCGCTTCCACCCCACAGATGAAGAGCTTATAACCCATTACCTCTACAACAAGGTCATTCACACCAACTTCTGCGCTCGGGCCATTGGAGAAGTCGACCTCAACAAGTCTGAGCCTTGGGATTTGCCATGTCAGTCTAAACAAACAAATCAATCCCTTTTTATCTTCATCTTCACTTTTCTGTAAAATTAAACCTTCCAGCTTTTGCAGGGAAAGCCAAAATGGGGGAGAAGGAGTGGTACTTTTTCTGTGTCAGAGACAGAAAGTACCCCACTGGATTGAGAACCAACAGGGCCACCGAAGCCGGTTACTGGAAAGCCACGGGGAAAGACAAAGAGATTTTCAGAGGAAAATCTTTGGTCGGAATGAAAAAGACTCTTGTTTTCTACCGAGGTCGAGCACCCAAAGGAGAGAAAAGCAACTGGGTCATGCACGAGTACAGACTCGAGGGGAAATTCTCTGTTCACAACCTTCCCAAAACCGCAAAGGTATCTTCTTTTTCCCATCCTTTGTTTTTCTGGTTGGATTTGTTTTGGTTTCTCTGTGATTGAGGTTGTTGTTTTTTTGTGGCAGAACGAGTGGGTGATCTGCAGGGTGTTTCAGAAAAGTTCAGCCGGGAAGAAAACTCATATTTCGGGGATAATGAGGTTGGACTCTTTTGCCAATGAATTGGGTTCTTCCGCTCTGCCACCCCTTTCGGATTCTTCACCTTCTATTGGCAACACTAAACCGCTGAATGAATCGGCTTACGTGCCCTGCTTCTCCAATCCAATTAATGTTCAAAGAAACCAAGAAGGGGTCTTTGATTCCCTCAATAACTCTATTTACGGGGTTTCTTCAAATCCCTTGGACTTTCTCCCCAGAATGCCACCTTCTGCCTCCTTCTACTCATCTCAAGGTGTTCAGGCTGTGCCTAATTTGACGTTTCCCGGTTCTGTTTACTCTCTGCAGGACCACACCATTCTGAGAGCCATGTGTGAAAACAATGGTAATGGTTACAAGGCAGAGAGGGACATGATCAGTGTCTCACAGGAAACGGGTCTTACCACTGATATCAACCCTGAAACctcttcaaattttgatatggGTAGGAGGCACTTCGACAATCACAATCATCCATCTGTTTCTGTTGCCCCGGTGGATCTCGATGGTTTGTGGAATTACTAAAAGTTATCATCAAATAGAAGGAAAAGTGAAATTAACCCTACTTTTGATCTAAAAGGAATAGGAACAAGAAGAGGCTGGGATGGGGTTGATGCTGTTGTTACTCTGTATAGATTTTATCGAAAAACATGTATTGAAACGTATATGATAAGTGTAAGAAATGTTGTGAAATTATTTAGGGTGGTTTTGTATTTAGACACTTAAGGCTTTGTGGCTGGCTGGTATCAGCATTTGCATTAGCATGGATTGAAAATGATGATGGAATGAGACTGTTGGATTAAGATCTAAAAATAATGATTGTGTGGCGTATCTTGTTGATCTTGCCTTTCTGGTTTGGATCGGTATAGTCCAGCTAATACTGAGACCAGGACCAAGACCAAGAGCTTCGTTCGGTTAATGTTtgaattcaataataatatatagtttagttttaaaatgtGGGGATGTACGGTTACCAAAGAAAATCCTGAATTCTCTATCTCTCTATTTGGACACACGTGCACGAGCATACTTTGACATAGACAAATGTTAACAAACTTATCTGCATTTACCTACTCCAAACCTCACTGTGCAAATCATGACTCTCAactcctctttctctttctgtttACGTGCGTGTGTGTTAATGACAAGACACCATGATTCATTGTCAAATGCAAAAATTCAAACGTTTTACCTAAACATCTTAGCACATCACTTTAGTGGCGGTGTTCACGATTCACCAAAATCGTTCCCGTCTTTTTCTATATTGTTAATAAGAAGGACGAGAACAAACAACTGATATTCATCCTGCACAGTTTCtcaaaaattaagtttaattccTAAGAAAGCGTTTCAGAATAGTAAATTTGATGGGTTTAGTTTGTAGAGAATGAACAAGTAAGTTGAGAACAAATTCTTTGTGCCAGTGCATCCTCCAACACGTAACATAATCCATGCATGACCAATGGCATGGCGActgcaataaaaaaatcaaagtataaaGTTAAGAAGAAAATGTCATATGggctaatatatataattttggttattgttctaattttttcaatcaaattgtATTCCACTAAGctatatttatataactttgATTCTTGGACACATATTTTTGTATGctatgagaaaaagaaaaataaacctcTTTCGGGTGTGATTTCCTTCGTCATCTTAACTTCAGATAATCGAGACCTTATCATTATTTTgacttattatattaattaagattCTTTTATGCTAAAGTTGATAAGGATTTTTTcgtaatcattttctttttttctaatgaatgttaattttatttttgcaaccaaagttttaattaaaattttcttagttaaaattagtaatgaTTTTACCgttaattataatatagttTTCTTTTGTTGCCATTAATTAGGTTTCCTTGCAGccattgcattttttttagcTGATATTGATTAAAAGTTATGTTGTCATCTATACAAGTTGTGGTGTTATTTGTCAGTTAATATTATtgacaaaattattttccaatCAATGGCAACAAGGTGTTTTAATCAACATtagtgaaaatattttcttgtaaattaaGATCTTTCAGTTGGTATcgataagaaatattttaaaattgatattattataaattatttttgttgatacaggttagaattattttttagttgatATTAGTTAAATTTTCTCAACTAATATTGACAAGACTACTTTTCGGAGAATATTAGTCATTTTTTTGTGGTAATCTATATAGATATTTAGGTTAATGTTTATTAAGACTGTTTTTGAGAACATttctatgttattttattttttgtaaagaatggtttaagattaatttttatattgtataatagagatttttccaccaaccttgagTTCTGTTaactgaatttttttaattgatattaattgagaaattggcaaaaaaaaaactctaatcaacaattataaaaataattttgtaaaatattacttaaaagtAACCTCAACCaatgtaaattaataatttttttttgcaaaaaaaaaaatgaaaaaatcttGAGAAATGTTGCAAAAGATTTTgtacttgataaaaaaaatatcattgacTAAAACTTTCGAAGTTTACTATCAAAATAAACTTGTGtacttgaaaataattgatgtattttatttaaataaaaaataaaatttagtaaatttaaattgtcttatttaaataaaaatagaaaatataataaattgaatgTATTTTAATTGGTTAAAAAATGGTGAAAATCTTATCCTTAGTGAAACATGAAGGCTTGTCTGTATCTGTGATCATTTATTGTTTCATTCATTTGAATTTATGAATTGATCCATTCCTGATTCCATGATATGAATTCCGTTGTTAAGCTGTAATGGCATGACATGAGAGCATTgatcttctttttcttattttgtccAAAAATACAATACACCATCTCATTTGTACCATGTGGTGTTTACATTTATGTCACATGATAAATCCCCTCAAAAAAAAGTCCACCACTTTGAGTCCTGCACGTCTTCATCCTTAACTCCATGAAAACACTGCAATTTGtcttttttatactttttctctcactcactctcatgccaaataaatacattaatgttaatatatttcattttcttcatgaTACAACCACTCCAATCTTGTGAAAATTTTTAGGTCCCCTTCTACATTGCCCTGTGacttgtttaatttttcttagaATATTTCACTGTGGGAATgagattgaaataaaaaattaacttttggaGGAGGTGTTATTAGTTTTGTGGCTCTATTCTGTGATTGGTGCAATTGTGGTATAAGTTTAGAAACACCAACTACCTTATCATCACCGTGGTCGTATATTAGTCAGCTATGGCCTAGGGCCTTCTGGGTCTCaaaattagtaaattaaatCATGATTAGGTTGTTAAAAGTAAGACTTTCGCTTTCAACCTCAGTAAATTTTTTCTTCGTACTTTTCTATTCAAactgtgatgttttattttgttcgGAAGAAATATTCTTGAAGGAGAAGGTTCAGAGAGTTTTTCCATTGAAAAGAACAAACATCAATAAAATCTGAATCCaatcacataagacattgatattattttaatttaaaattttaaaataataaatttatgaatttttatatttatatactacTCTACTCCCTTATTTATTGTTAATGGTGGAAAAAAAACTGTTTTGGTTAACAGAGATGCTTTTAGTGCGATTAAAGAAATGTGATTGCAAGTGTTATATTTATCTTCATTATTATTGCATGGTGacagaaaataagtaaaaaagaaattaggtGAGTTGAGgttgaggaaaaaaaaatgcatatccGACCGAATGTGATCTAATTAGAAGTAAATTTTGAACATAGGATTAAGTTGGATTAGATAAGTGGATAATATTGAATaagtaaaattgataattaCGGTGAGAATCTGACAATGAATTGAAATATTATGGATATTCGATCCGAtctaaatgtatattttaatttttataaatttgtaaatatacttaaaattttaaatttaatttttaatatgattcTATTATGTTAAAACTTAgtaataagtaatataaaattatagttcATTACAATAGTCATTACTAAAACTATTGTGCATgcgtgttttttcttttaatactaaaagtaaatatgtataatattttaagtttttatt contains:
- the LOC114174921 gene encoding NAC domain-containing protein 100-like encodes the protein MENLSLLSKQDDHMDLPPGFRFHPTDEELITHYLYNKVIHTNFCARAIGEVDLNKSEPWDLPWKAKMGEKEWYFFCVRDRKYPTGLRTNRATEAGYWKATGKDKEIFRGKSLVGMKKTLVFYRGRAPKGEKSNWVMHEYRLEGKFSVHNLPKTAKNEWVICRVFQKSSAGKKTHISGIMRLDSFANELGSSALPPLSDSSPSIGNTKPLNESAYVPCFSNPINVQRNQEGVFDSLNNSIYGVSSNPLDFLPRMPPSASFYSSQGVQAVPNLTFPGSVYSLQDHTILRAMCENNGNGYKAERDMISVSQETGLTTDINPETSSNFDMGRRHFDNHNHPSVSVAPVDLDGLWNY